Genomic DNA from Xyrauchen texanus isolate HMW12.3.18 chromosome 28, RBS_HiC_50CHRs, whole genome shotgun sequence:
CTGATAGGCCTCTTTATAGTCCATTAAAACGATGAAgcgtttttttgtgttttttttttaaaaatcaaaagttaATTTAACTGTTTAGTTATGTTTTATGGAAGCTACCTGATGAAAATGACTTTTGTGGTGTGATTTGTTTAAGCTGGTGCTCTTACATATGTCATGTTGGCAGCACATCTTGAGCTCAAGGGTATATGCTGTGTTAAATATGGATTAGGTGCGTGGAATCGATTGCTGGATTTATATGCTTTGTGTCAAAATGGGCAAACATAATATCTGTCCTAATCCctttttacagacattttgggTGGTAGCCTAGCCTGGTGTGCTGGCACTGGCTGAACGATCTCATAATGAATATGTCTTGTAGGCTACATCCAGTATGTCGTAAATGTGTTGTGACTGTTGCAATAACCTAAAAGCTTGTCTATTTTTCAATAATGAAAAACTGTAGCAATTATGTATCCATTATGAGAGCTAATGTAGTATTcttcatattaaataaataactggTATTTAGAAATGTAAAGAAACAGTATTGCAGGTATTATGTAACCAAGAACATGTTTAATAGCCAAACACTATGAGCAATATACTGTGTATggatagttgacatgaaatacatttAGCTTAAGTCATTTTGCTAATTATGCTTATAATACAGACTTATTATCTCATATGAATTGATACattgaatatttgtacttttaaaaatgaaattgtcACACAGCAAGACCATTTAAAATAACCTTTAACCAAAAACCTTTgatgttgaaaaaacaaaaattatagacATGCATTGACTACCCATATACTATGGCTATTTTCTACTATTATGTCATTTTAGCATTAGTGATTGCACTGTTTTCTTGAGAAAAAGCTTAAAGAGAAAAGGGAATAGAGCAAATACACATTTTTCGTTTTTCAAAGCCTTTTTCATGAGGGCTGTGACACCAGGGGTGTCTCAGAACCCCCACCCTACATCACAAAGGCCTTTACTCGGCAGGGGTGTAGGCttttttgtctatctgtctggtCCTTGGTGAAGCCTTCTTCCTTTCCCCCCATAGGATTTGCATATTTATGTCCGGCCCCAAAGCTGGTACTACTCCCAGATTGTCTCATGGTGTAAGTTAGCCCCAGCAATAAACAGCATGTCTCTCTGCCCCAAACAAAGGCCCTCTCAGAGACACAAGGGAAGTACATTACCATGCTTGCTCAACAGATCAAATTTCCATTCTCATTTACTGGAAATAGGAGAAGCAGGATAGAAAACAATAGTTTTcataaagaaacacagacatgatGGCCGCCATGTTGAAATCACACGGTTAGCCACACCCTGCAATTCTATTGAgttaataaacacaaacaaaaagataaacttacctcaaattctctctctctctctcatacataggtacgtgtgtgtatatatgtatgtatgtgtgtataatatatatatatggagagtTATATTTTTCTCTGTGCCCATCCTCTGTCTATACAGCCCTTTCATCCTATGGTGAACCTGGAGTGCTCCACTGAAATACGGCCATTCCTCTGTGCCCTTTATGCACCCGTGTGCACAGAGTACGGCCGAGTGACCCTGCCATGTCGGCGCCTGTGCCAGCGTGCCAAGAGCGATTGCTACAGACTCATGGAAATGTTTGGGGTCAGCTGGCCAGAGGAGATGGAGTGTAGTAGGTACAGAATCTCTTTTTTGATCTTCTGcacttttcatttttcattttttttcttctttttttttttttatctagttaTTGTGGTGCATAAagcttattttgtttgtttgttttgacatcACTTTTAGTagggtaataataataaaaaaatccccACAAATTATAAAGAAAAGTTCCATCATAAGAAATAATACCAAATTACCTTCAAAGTTTTATTTGCaaactcttatttttattttagttaacaaATTAATTTTGCGAACACTAGTTTTATAATAGTTTTCGTTAACGATAATAACCTTGACTGATACTTTGTGAAATTGTACGTAATCATTTACATTtgcgtttatgcatttggcagacacttttatccaaagcaacttacagtgcattcaaggtatacaatTTATCCATTTGTGTGTTCACTGGGAATCAAAACCATGACTTTGGAATtgctaccagttgagctacaggaacctttccatttattaatattgattaATAATCAATTTATGCAATCTGTCTCGTAGGTTTCCAGAATGTGATGAGTCTTACCCCCGAACGATAGacttactccccaacactgtcagCACAGAGGAATCGCCTTCATCTGTTCAACGGGACTATGGTTTCTGGTGCCCACGAGAGCTGAAGATCGACCCTGAGTTGGGCTACTCATTCATGGGCGTGCGCGACTGCTCGCCTCCTTGCACAAATATGTACTTCCGCAAAGACGAGCTCATCTTCGCCCGCTATTTTATTGGCGTTACCTCCATTGTCTGCCTGTCAGCCACACTCTTCACCTTTTTGACCTTCCTCATCGATGTCAGGCGTTTCCGTTACCCAGAGCGGCCCATCATCTTCTATGCTGTCTGCTACATGATGGTGTccgtggtgttcttcctgggcttcCTACTGCAGGATCGTGTGTCATGCAATTCTGCAAGCCCAGGTCGATTCCGTGCCTCCACCATCACTCAGGGCTCTCACAACAAAGCCTGCACACTCCTCTTCATGACACTCTACTTCTTCACCATGGCGGGCAGCGTTTGGTGGGTCATCCTCACCATCACCTGGTTCCTAGCTGCTGTTCCCAAATGGGGCAGTGAGGCTATTGAGAAGAAGGCTTTGCTCTTTCATGCAGTGGCCTGGGGAGTTCCAGGGGCCCTCACCATCACACTCATGGCAATGAACAAAATCGAGGGTGACAGCATGAGCGGTGTTTGCTTTGTGGGGCTCTATGACCTAATGGCTTTACGGTGGTTCCTATTGGTGCCTCTTGCACTGGATGTGGTTGTGGGTGTGGTGCTGTTGTTAGCAGGCATCGTGGCACTGAATAGGGTGCGAATGGAGATTCCGTTAGAGAAAGAGAACCAGGACAAATTGGTGAAGTTCATGATCCGGATTGGTGTGTTCTCTGTGCTGTATCTGGTGCCTCTGCTGACAGTTATTGGCTGTTATCTATACGAGCAGAGCAACAGATCTGTGTGGGAGAATACATGGGTACAGGAGCGCTGCAGAGAGTACCATGTCCCCTGCCCGCTTAAGGTAAGAACCCAACGTTGTGAAGTAATTATCCAATATGTGTTCATATATACTTAAATGGTAGGACATTCATAAATTTGCATCCCTCCAGTTACGAACAGGGTTAGGAACCAtttcccattttttttaaactaccgGAGCATAATGTTTTTCATGACATTCGGTTCCATTGATAGTTCGAATGTGCATTGTTCCGCCAGTGTTGATGGGACACCTGCTAAAATACACTTGACATTGTTTCCTGCACTATCATTCAGCAGCACTGCAACACCGCTATTGATTGAGGAGTGTAAAACATGCAAGGTGACCAGTTTAGCACGATTCCTGAAAAAATAGCTCTTGAGTTGTTTCTTTTCTCGGAATCTACACTTCAAGACAAACAGCACTACCTTatgaacaaattatttatttatttattttgggggggTTAGCCTTTATTTTATAGGACAGTCAAGGGAGATTGAAACTGAGGGAGATTGTTTTAGTGAATAAAAAATGTACCGCACCTTAAGTCATTAATTTCATCCTGTCTGATTCTGAAAAAGAACCAAGAACTGTTTTATGTGTCCTTAGGGCTTGTGCGacttaatggaatattctgggttcaatacacgttaagcttaatttacagcatttttggcataatgttgattagcacaaaaatgacTCATACAgattaatttcttaaaaaaaaaaaaaagcacaaatctgggttacagtgaggcagttacaatggaagtgaatggggccaatccataattgttaaaatacttattgtttcaaaagtataactacaaaatgtaaaaaatatgcatgttaacatgattttagtgtgataaaatcattacttaacttttctgtgtaaaggtatACGTTGCCTTTATGATGTTatgtcagcaaaccctaaaacgactgtaaaaattacgatttaaacaattttacagttcaaataataaatacgttttaacagaagaattaatgtaagtgcttttataaaattataagcttcacatttctgcctttaaaccctccataacttggccctattcactttcattggaagtgcctcactgtaacctcgatttaaaaaaaaaactatttaagaaAAAGagtgacaagttgaaataaattttttgtggtaatcaacattgtcacaaatgctgtctgttgaacccggaatatttttttaaatcaaagtaaTTACGGAATGATACACAATACGAGATTTGTTGTAATTAAtggtatttaataaaaataaaacaaaacataacactttacaataaagttccattcgttaacactagttaatgcattagatatcataaaTAAACagttaacaatatatttgtttacatcatttattaatcttttttaatgtttgttataaaatgtttgttttgttaaggtaaaaaaatactattgtttattgttagttcatagtgaaaTAACTAttgtttttttgcaattaatttttttttattgattcaaagaaaataacacaacacatacacaccaaaaaaacatttaacttttaatccacactaatatccctccccaaacaCCAACCCCACCTAACCCCAAGAACCCACCTGTGgtcacataaaatacaaaattgataaaaataaaatatataataaacatacgtaattaaactaaacttctctctcctcaTCCCTTCCCCGAGAGTCCCTGAAAAAGAGTCCtgaaaagctgccaccctcccaatcttcgcacaccactccggaaatggtGGCGCTCCATCCGACTTCACAAcccattaaaataatttgtctgccaattaTCATGCgagtcagaacccaattttttatatatttgtcccCCAAATGTATAactgccccatcgcccaaaatacacaGTCTGGGGCAAAGTAACATTTGAGTTCCCAGAACATCACACAAAATATtctgaacctttaaccaaaaatcttggatcttaacacatccccaaaagacatgtcttaaattgcataaggcgaacccttgcatctcttgaTGCAGGCTTAACCTTTTTTTacctcaaaagatctcaacaatccactctcatacaggttgCCGAGTGTAGTAaaccctcacaatccactctgacctacagaaaggggacttgttgatacataatttggggttcagccatatacttgaggcaacatttaaataaatgtctaaattaaATACTTTGGCCACTCTTGTTCAAATCACGTGCAAATTTGAGATATCGAGGTGTGACTAAACTTCtttggttagtttgatagaaaggctttgcaatggcaaaataggggcaaggacttcctgttcaatagaaaaccagggagggactctttcaggtggaagcggccaatgagccaaatgcctgagaccaaacgcataataataaaacaagatcTTGGGTGGGCCTATCCCACCTTTGTCAGTCGGCCtgtgtaatttgttgaaatgtagactgggacgtttaccattccaaatgaagggctttgctatgctatcaaattgcttgaaatatgtgagggggacatctatagggagtgactgtagcaggtagttgaattttggaatgcagttaattttaataacattaaccttccaaatcatcgataaatgtaatgaagtccacctgtccacatcgcttgaaaacctttttattaaagggtcaaaatgaactcttaactaaatcagacaaatttgctgggaataaaatacccaaatacttaatgccttgtGTAGGCCACTGGAAGGCTGTTACTGGACAGTACActatcagagccaaagcttcagatttagaccaattgatttTTTATCCTGAGAAAGATAACctactcattttaacatttcacattttgatataacatacaaaataaattgtgtgtcaaaaacaagattatacagaccacattccaacattagtgcaacaatcaaaccctgcaTTAACCCTGCACAAGATAGCgcatcaatccctctaaactcaaaaggtccatgtacgTCTACTAGAGCCCCCACCACAACtatgccatcggattgctcaaatccggtgcttctgcacaaatttaggcaaaattacataatagaAAATGCTTAATAAAACAAACCATCTATCTActttgtactaacattaaaatacatgcaatacaatatatttattgtgtaactacatgttgttctgcaaaattctcacaagattcacatttgctgctaccgagattgaggtacgggtaggtttaggttaAGATTAGGATTAAgtgtaaagttaacagtgtaacgaCAGATGTAATTAAAGGCAGGTACTTTAAGTACAATGCAAGAACATGTATGCTTAAATGCATAGTAATTACAGAcaactaatataaagtgggtcttaAAGTACTATGTTAATTCcaaattaattttttgttttagatGTATGGAATAGCGGCACTAAAAGAGTAGgtcaacaaaacaaataatgaagATAACGGTAGAT
This window encodes:
- the LOC127621742 gene encoding frizzled-3-like; the protein is MDLFLVLMSTLTTCMAINMEDTGSHSMFTCEPITLRMCQGLSYNTTFMPNLLNHYDQQTAALTMEPFHPMVNLECSTEIRPFLCALYAPVCTEYGRVTLPCRRLCQRAKSDCYRLMEMFGVSWPEEMECSRFPECDESYPRTIDLLPNTVSTEESPSSVQRDYGFWCPRELKIDPELGYSFMGVRDCSPPCTNMYFRKDELIFARYFIGVTSIVCLSATLFTFLTFLIDVRRFRYPERPIIFYAVCYMMVSVVFFLGFLLQDRVSCNSASPGRFRASTITQGSHNKACTLLFMTLYFFTMAGSVWWVILTITWFLAAVPKWGSEAIEKKALLFHAVAWGVPGALTITLMAMNKIEGDSMSGVCFVGLYDLMALRWFLLVPLALDVVVGVVLLLAGIVALNRVRMEIPLEKENQDKLVKFMIRIGVFSVLYLVPLLTVIGCYLYEQSNRSVWENTWVQERCREYHVPCPLKVEQTSRPDIALFLIKYLMMLVVGIPSVFWVGSKKTCFEWASFFSGHRRKDTVHESRQVLQEPDFTQLLLRDPNTPVVRKSRGTSTQGTSTHASSTHLAMLDEPPSASTSRAGSTCSKASSYHGSLHRSREGRYTACSFRGIEERLPHDQLQHCNVKSLDSHSRHSSLQRLESQSRHSSVRDLSITAQAIQCGPGNGIHCVIEEDATKA